The following proteins come from a genomic window of Nitrosopumilus sp.:
- a CDS encoding TrmB family transcriptional regulator: MSYQDQVSRIATELEEILDLDDLEAKVYLNLLRAGPITASALAKELDIDRARMYRTVDRLVNRNIISTTLSSPKLCIASDPHDALKIALSKKEDEVNKIKKLGEAIIDKINEEITSNQINTVPTFRVVQGRQNIYADIAQLIENSEDTIYIATTLDDVSRMYHSTIPEKISICEKNGGKVRLLVDMNDPKLAPFVKRFNATETKIGKLPSKGRIVVQKDKKMIMSDHAASSQHSGSDSDFSLCTNSNEMVDNIFTLCSFLWDSSKPLKTIDVKNFIKKTSEDQSH; encoded by the coding sequence ATGTCTTACCAAGATCAAGTAAGTAGAATAGCAACAGAGTTAGAAGAGATTTTAGATCTTGATGACTTGGAAGCTAAAGTTTATCTAAATTTACTCAGAGCAGGTCCAATTACTGCAAGTGCACTTGCAAAAGAGCTTGATATTGATAGAGCAAGAATGTACAGAACAGTAGACAGGTTAGTTAATAGAAATATTATCTCAACTACATTATCCAGTCCCAAATTATGTATTGCATCAGACCCTCATGATGCGCTTAAAATTGCCTTGAGTAAAAAAGAAGACGAGGTAAATAAAATCAAAAAATTAGGGGAGGCAATCATCGATAAAATCAATGAGGAAATCACATCAAACCAAATCAACACCGTTCCAACATTTAGAGTTGTTCAAGGACGTCAGAACATCTACGCCGACATTGCGCAATTAATTGAAAATTCAGAGGATACAATATACATTGCCACAACACTTGACGATGTATCCAGAATGTACCACAGCACAATCCCAGAAAAAATCAGTATTTGTGAAAAAAACGGCGGCAAAGTGAGATTACTTGTAGATATGAATGATCCAAAACTGGCGCCATTTGTCAAAAGATTCAATGCGACTGAAACAAAAATTGGCAAGCTGCCATCAAAGGGAAGAATAGTGGTGCAGAAAGACAAAAAAATGATAATGTCAGATCATGCTGCATCCTCTCAGCACTCAGGTTCAGATTCAGACTTTTCATTATGTACAAATTCAAATGAAATGGTTGACAACATTTTCACATTGTGTTCATTTCTATGGGATTCATCAAAGCCACTCAAAACCATAGATGTCAAAAATTTTATCAAAAAGACAAGCGAAGACCAGTCACACTAA
- a CDS encoding type II/IV secretion system ATPase subunit, translating to MRLNIFKEKLSELQKLHVETKEVVKPIKNQPETVSNNTENNAKIPQFMTLSKLEWDSNEIHAGIIKDLTAKGGLRYQVIEPVLSERDQKAFEIIKKLLMTELTVSLQDIKSKKDAERRLKKKIASMVKKYRLNIPKKNIAKINYYAIRDFVHLGKIEPLMRDHMIEEISCDGTNIPIYIWHREHESMPTNIIFEKDAELNNFSRKMAYICGKHVSMADPIIDASLPNGSRINLTLGHEITKRGSTFTIRRFRADPITIIDLIKFGTISVDIAAFMWYLAEKKSTMLIAGGTASGKTTALNALASFIKPGEKVVSIEDTQELNLPHENWIPAVSRQNFTDTQIGEINQFDLLRAALRQRPDIIIVGETRGREAYTLFQAMATGHGGFSSIHADSVEATLTRLTSSPMDVPKALIANSLDLITLQLKIRVGNKSARRIIQVSEIDGIHETTGEIRTHEIFKWNPKTDTHEYMGNSVIFRKLKERDGDSEEKINYELTKRRLALEWMVKNDIRDHKEVTSNVMEYYADPERFYERKRLEV from the coding sequence ATGAGGCTAAACATATTCAAAGAAAAGTTATCAGAACTACAAAAATTACATGTGGAAACTAAGGAGGTTGTAAAACCAATCAAAAACCAACCAGAAACTGTTTCAAATAATACAGAAAACAATGCAAAAATTCCTCAGTTTATGACATTGTCAAAATTAGAATGGGACAGTAATGAAATTCATGCAGGAATAATAAAAGATTTAACAGCAAAAGGAGGTCTGAGATATCAGGTGATAGAGCCTGTTCTGTCAGAAAGAGATCAAAAAGCTTTTGAGATTATCAAAAAATTACTAATGACAGAACTTACAGTATCGCTCCAAGATATCAAATCAAAGAAAGATGCGGAAAGACGACTAAAAAAGAAGATCGCATCCATGGTTAAAAAATACAGATTGAACATTCCAAAAAAAAACATAGCAAAAATAAATTATTACGCAATTAGAGATTTTGTTCATCTCGGGAAAATAGAGCCATTAATGAGAGACCATATGATTGAAGAGATTAGTTGTGATGGTACAAACATACCAATCTACATTTGGCACAGAGAACACGAATCCATGCCAACAAACATCATCTTTGAAAAAGATGCAGAATTAAATAATTTTTCAAGAAAAATGGCATACATTTGTGGAAAGCACGTATCAATGGCAGACCCGATTATTGATGCATCACTTCCAAATGGAAGCAGAATCAATCTAACATTGGGCCATGAAATTACTAAAAGAGGCAGCACATTTACAATTAGAAGATTCAGAGCAGACCCAATAACAATAATTGATTTGATAAAATTTGGAACAATCTCAGTAGACATTGCAGCATTCATGTGGTATTTGGCTGAAAAAAAATCAACCATGCTCATTGCAGGAGGAACTGCAAGTGGCAAAACTACAGCCCTAAATGCTCTGGCCTCATTTATCAAGCCAGGCGAAAAAGTAGTAAGCATAGAAGATACTCAGGAACTAAACTTGCCGCATGAAAATTGGATTCCTGCAGTATCTCGACAGAACTTCACAGATACACAAATTGGGGAAATTAACCAATTTGATCTTCTAAGAGCGGCACTCAGGCAAAGACCAGACATCATAATTGTTGGAGAAACAAGAGGCAGAGAAGCATATACATTATTTCAGGCAATGGCCACAGGTCATGGAGGATTTTCATCCATCCACGCAGATTCAGTAGAGGCAACGCTTACCAGATTAACATCATCTCCAATGGATGTTCCAAAAGCGTTAATCGCAAACAGTCTTGATTTAATCACACTTCAACTAAAAATCAGAGTAGGCAACAAATCAGCTAGAAGAATCATTCAGGTATCAGAGATTGATGGAATTCATGAGACAACTGGAGAAATCAGAACACATGAAATTTTCAAATGGAATCCAAAAACAGACACTCATGAATACATGGGAAATAGTGTAATTTTTAGAAAACTCAAAGAAAGAGACGGAGACAGTGAAGAAAAAATCAATTACGAATTAACAAAAAGAAGATTAGCTCTGGAATGGATGGTTAAAAACGACATTCGTGATCACAAAGAAGTTACTTCAAATGTTATGGAGTATTATGCTGATCCAGAAAGATTCTATGAAAGAAAAAGACTGGAGGTATAA
- a CDS encoding DUF2203 domain-containing protein, with amino-acid sequence MFSFFTTNEANAALPDVIKKFEYALSKKNEVSKLEQQLQMCISTTNSFEEFITLKQKLNSAVTKFYEAVEILESTGVSVKSIEQGLLDFPSKRFDEEVWLCWKYGETEIKFWHEKDSGFMGRKPIEVSDESLV; translated from the coding sequence ATGTTCTCTTTTTTTACCACCAATGAGGCTAATGCCGCTCTTCCAGACGTGATAAAAAAATTCGAGTATGCGTTATCGAAAAAGAACGAAGTATCAAAATTAGAGCAACAACTGCAAATGTGCATTTCTACTACCAACTCCTTTGAAGAATTCATCACTCTGAAACAGAAATTAAATTCGGCAGTAACTAAATTCTATGAGGCGGTTGAGATTCTTGAAAGTACTGGCGTGTCTGTCAAAAGTATTGAGCAAGGGCTGCTTGATTTTCCTTCAAAGAGATTTGATGAAGAGGTTTGGCTGTGCTGGAAATATGGGGAAACAGAAATAAAATTTTGGCATGAGAAAGACTCTGGTTTTATGGGCCGAAAACCCATAGAGGTCAGTGATGAATCTTTAGTGTGA
- a CDS encoding type II secretion system F family protein, with amino-acid sequence MNVTKKKQKQNEEESVGQIHVYSYKLLNEHVKFLHPKLKSLDKSIKQAMMPIPFEVYVSSMVFFSMIAGACGAVLGFVTAQFINIQPASLEILLPILGGLVLFGITFGILQIIPKVRVTNRSSKLIEEIPHFIGYMSTLATSGLTLEGIFKAIAKEETEEDIVKDARYIVRNIDILGMDLISAIKDLIHRTPTGPYSELLEGAVVTVQSGGDLKEYFNATAKVQLEEKKMLMQKTTESLGSVAEIYTILLIVFPLLAVIMLSIMGIMSPSLAGFDLITLMNILTFAVIPLSGVLMLVMMDTMVPKR; translated from the coding sequence ATGAATGTAACCAAAAAGAAACAAAAACAGAACGAAGAAGAATCAGTTGGACAAATTCATGTGTATAGTTACAAATTACTAAATGAACATGTAAAATTTTTGCATCCAAAATTAAAATCATTGGATAAATCAATCAAACAGGCAATGATGCCAATTCCATTTGAGGTCTATGTTTCAAGCATGGTTTTCTTTAGTATGATTGCAGGTGCTTGTGGAGCAGTTTTAGGATTTGTGACAGCACAGTTTATCAACATTCAACCTGCAAGTTTAGAGATTTTACTTCCAATATTAGGCGGACTAGTGTTATTTGGAATAACATTTGGAATTTTACAAATAATTCCAAAAGTAAGAGTAACAAATAGATCCTCAAAACTCATAGAAGAAATTCCTCATTTCATAGGATACATGTCAACTCTTGCAACCAGCGGCCTTACACTGGAAGGAATTTTCAAAGCAATAGCAAAAGAGGAAACAGAAGAAGACATTGTAAAGGATGCCAGGTACATTGTAAGAAATATCGATATTTTAGGCATGGATTTGATTAGTGCAATTAAGGATTTGATACATAGAACACCAACAGGGCCATATTCAGAATTGCTAGAAGGGGCAGTAGTTACAGTTCAATCTGGAGGAGATCTCAAAGAATATTTCAATGCCACAGCAAAAGTTCAGCTCGAAGAAAAAAAGATGTTGATGCAAAAAACTACAGAATCCCTGGGAAGTGTTGCAGAAATTTACACCATTCTACTAATTGTATTTCCGTTATTAGCGGTAATCATGTTATCAATTATGGGCATAATGAGTCCCAGCCTTGCAGGATTTGATTTGATCACATTGATGAACATTCTAACATTTGCAGTAATTCCACTTAGCGGGGTATTGATGCTAGTCATGATGGACACTATGGTTCCAAAGAGGTAA
- a CDS encoding DMT family transporter, translating to MKIKLCSKKSQYGYYFIILAAMLSSLVHVLSKPLLDMGLNTMEINPIFMTFLIYMICTAFFTPIARKTDAISKFSQKDILFMALIGLSEVAALSTYFFGLQNSSAVNASIFSNSEIIFSLVLAMVIFKERINIKECIPFSMIIIGMMIIPIGNNIYQNGMNFEHLATGDLLIILSGLLYAADITICKYVGDKYDTRRVTQITSFFCAIIALSFLFLLEIPMDFELEYIPNIVLISIFGTGMSTLLFFAGLKLIGAVRTVLLYSTTSVFGIIFAGVFLSEQITVIDLISLGITLIGIFFLRNKLAESESADPELECSSIKNNDDKFEHKFNETSAKNNPKTVISL from the coding sequence TGAAAATTAAACTCTGCAGCAAAAAGTCACAATATGGATATTATTTTATCATACTTGCAGCTATGCTTTCATCCCTTGTACATGTGTTGTCAAAACCCCTATTGGACATGGGGTTAAACACAATGGAAATTAATCCTATTTTCATGACCTTTTTAATTTACATGATCTGTACGGCTTTTTTTACGCCTATAGCACGTAAAACTGACGCAATTAGTAAATTCTCTCAAAAAGATATTTTGTTTATGGCTTTAATTGGATTATCTGAGGTAGCTGCACTTTCAACATATTTTTTTGGTCTACAAAACTCATCTGCAGTAAACGCATCTATTTTTAGTAACAGTGAAATCATTTTTTCATTAGTTCTTGCAATGGTCATTTTCAAAGAACGAATTAACATAAAAGAATGCATCCCTTTTTCTATGATCATCATTGGAATGATGATAATTCCAATCGGAAATAATATTTATCAAAATGGAATGAATTTTGAGCACCTAGCTACCGGTGATCTTTTGATTATTCTTTCTGGGCTTCTTTATGCTGCTGATATTACAATTTGCAAGTATGTGGGCGACAAATATGATACTAGAAGAGTAACACAGATTACTTCATTTTTTTGTGCAATAATTGCACTATCATTTTTATTCTTACTTGAAATTCCAATGGATTTTGAGTTAGAATATATTCCAAATATTGTACTCATTTCTATATTTGGTACTGGTATGTCTACTCTGTTATTTTTTGCAGGATTAAAATTAATTGGTGCTGTAAGAACTGTTTTGTTATATTCTACAACTTCAGTATTTGGAATTATTTTTGCCGGTGTATTTCTATCTGAACAAATTACAGTCATTGATTTAATTTCTCTGGGAATTACTCTTATCGGTATATTCTTTTTGAGAAATAAATTGGCAGAATCTGAATCTGCAGATCCTGAATTAGAATGCAGTTCTATTAAAAATAATGATGATAAATTTGAGCATAAATTTAATGAAACCTCTGCAAAAAACAATCCAAAAACTGTGATTTCTCTGTAA
- a CDS encoding prenyltransferase: MLAVWFRVIRIRFLLASVIAVSVGLALNLWQNSSIDLFDAVLIFAGVLSLHASVDLLNDFWDFKRGIDTKTKRTKMSGGTGVLPEGLLKPSAVYRAGIVFLIIGSLIGAYFVMNNGIIIAMILGFAILSIYFYSTKIVDSGLGEFFVAVKGSMIVIGTFFIQSGQINIESILGGIVVGSLSSLVLFIASFPDHDADKSKGRKTLVIAVGKEKASKLFWIFPIVSYSAIIAGVFADLFPLLSLICLLSIPLMIKSGVGLQKNYDSVENLVPSMSSTLLFSRITGALFVSSFLIDLLL, from the coding sequence ATGCTTGCTGTTTGGTTTCGTGTGATAAGGATAAGGTTTCTTCTTGCATCTGTGATTGCCGTTTCTGTTGGACTGGCACTAAATTTGTGGCAAAATTCATCTATTGATTTATTTGATGCAGTGCTGATCTTTGCAGGAGTATTATCTCTTCATGCAAGTGTTGACTTGTTAAATGATTTTTGGGATTTTAAGCGAGGAATTGACACTAAAACAAAACGAACCAAGATGAGCGGTGGAACTGGCGTATTACCTGAAGGGTTACTCAAACCATCTGCAGTATACCGTGCAGGAATTGTATTTTTAATTATTGGTTCTTTGATTGGTGCATATTTTGTAATGAATAATGGAATAATCATTGCTATGATTTTGGGATTTGCAATTTTATCTATCTATTTTTATTCCACAAAAATTGTTGATTCTGGTCTCGGTGAATTCTTTGTTGCAGTAAAGGGTTCTATGATTGTGATTGGTACTTTTTTTATCCAGTCGGGACAAATCAACATAGAATCAATTCTTGGCGGTATTGTTGTGGGTTCTTTGTCCTCCTTGGTACTTTTCATTGCATCCTTTCCAGATCATGATGCAGACAAATCAAAAGGCAGAAAAACTCTAGTAATTGCAGTTGGAAAAGAAAAAGCATCCAAATTGTTTTGGATTTTTCCAATAGTATCCTACAGTGCAATTATTGCCGGCGTGTTTGCAGATTTATTTCCATTATTATCTTTGATTTGTCTGCTGAGTATACCACTAATGATAAAATCTGGCGTGGGATTGCAGAAAAATTATGATTCTGTTGAGAATTTGGTACCTTCCATGTCTTCTACATTATTATTCAGCAGAATAACTGGCGCATTGTTTGTTTCTAGTTTTTTAATTGACCTATTACTTTAG
- a CDS encoding archaellin/type IV pilin N-terminal domain-containing protein: MTKLQSKQNKLTSRRAVAPVIATLLLVAIAVVGGSIVFVFSQGFFSSAQISGSPNIESVRIVGYDARDSDTLTLHDGLAAADPLTLQGSPSNGLVDGERIAIYLQNNSVQKVTLSEIRLAGSVYSFSSIAGGFLDDYTGTSLDKDATTGIGKFAIATNSNGVLGSETPANVLTTTAAELQPGQQATIILELSENVKSGRDAQFKITTTNGAVFVGTVIAGQQSG, translated from the coding sequence ATGACAAAACTACAGTCAAAACAAAACAAGTTGACTTCGAGAAGAGCAGTTGCACCAGTAATTGCAACACTTCTTTTGGTAGCAATAGCAGTAGTTGGTGGAAGTATTGTCTTTGTGTTCTCACAGGGATTCTTTAGTTCTGCCCAAATCAGCGGTTCACCAAATATCGAATCAGTGAGAATTGTTGGCTATGATGCAAGAGATTCTGATACCTTGACATTGCATGACGGGTTGGCAGCAGCTGATCCTCTAACATTACAAGGATCTCCCTCTAACGGATTAGTTGATGGTGAAAGAATTGCAATATACTTGCAAAATAATAGTGTCCAAAAAGTCACTCTTAGTGAAATTCGATTAGCTGGCAGTGTTTATTCGTTTAGTAGTATTGCCGGTGGATTCCTTGATGACTATACAGGCACTAGTCTTGATAAAGATGCAACTACGGGAATAGGCAAATTCGCTATTGCGACAAATAGTAATGGTGTACTTGGTTCTGAAACTCCTGCTAATGTTTTAACAACAACCGCAGCTGAACTTCAACCAGGACAACAGGCCACAATCATTCTTGAATTATCTGAGAATGTAAAATCTGGCAGAGACGCACAATTCAAGATCACTACCACAAACGGAGCTGTCTTCGTTGGAACTGTTATTGCAGGTCAACAAAGTGGTTAA
- a CDS encoding response regulator: MGLITKKCVIIDDDVQITELFSELLVLLGLKILAIGHNGLDAIDLFSKHKPDILFMDVEMPKLNGIEALKEIKKIDSSAKVIIITGNTSGDCERILQDNGATAIIYKPFDIQKIKQLIEHFDNPVSMYT, encoded by the coding sequence ATGGGATTGATAACCAAAAAATGCGTAATTATAGATGACGATGTTCAAATCACCGAACTTTTTTCAGAATTATTGGTACTTCTTGGTTTGAAAATTTTAGCAATAGGCCATAATGGATTGGATGCGATAGACCTCTTTTCAAAACACAAGCCAGATATTTTATTTATGGATGTTGAAATGCCAAAATTAAACGGAATTGAAGCATTAAAAGAAATTAAAAAAATTGATTCATCTGCAAAAGTGATAATTATTACTGGAAATACGTCTGGTGATTGTGAAAGAATTTTACAAGATAATGGGGCTACTGCAATTATTTACAAACCATTTGATATTCAAAAAATCAAACAATTAATTGAGCACTTTGATAACCCTGTCTCAATGTATACTTGA
- a CDS encoding YHS domain-containing protein: protein MPVDPVCGIELDEELALLHEYDGKKFHFCCNGCRRIFIKKPRKYKNNI, encoded by the coding sequence GTGCCAGTAGATCCTGTGTGTGGAATAGAACTTGATGAAGAACTAGCATTACTTCATGAGTATGATGGAAAAAAATTTCATTTTTGCTGCAATGGATGTAGACGTATCTTTATCAAAAAACCTAGAAAATATAAAAATAATATCTAG
- a CDS encoding DUF6659 family protein, protein MSAKIYDYGKICKSVLSIDPKIRFAGVINERGRLVAGGMRENVEPLESEKDDEMIFMELALRVKMRKEFDKQLGPVNFAMASRERALAISVLINEDILYVVSEPDSDYGVLPKKIIEIIHSQH, encoded by the coding sequence TTGTCAGCAAAGATTTATGATTATGGAAAAATTTGCAAATCTGTCTTATCGATAGATCCTAAAATTCGATTTGCGGGGGTAATTAATGAAAGGGGACGATTAGTAGCCGGTGGGATGAGGGAGAATGTTGAACCACTAGAAAGTGAAAAAGATGATGAGATGATATTCATGGAATTAGCATTGCGTGTCAAAATGAGAAAAGAATTTGATAAACAACTAGGTCCTGTAAATTTTGCAATGGCATCAAGAGAACGTGCCCTTGCCATAAGCGTACTAATCAATGAAGACATTCTTTATGTCGTATCTGAACCTGATTCAGATTATGGTGTTTTACCTAAAAAAATTATTGAAATAATTCATTCTCAACATTAA
- a CDS encoding type II secretion system F family protein — MESKQKRKIKRRKIAVIEPRKSILKNEILKTGLFSIIAATSVISMSFYFSGFSESTTIRDIGLIFGILVGVIPLTIHQLKEVQRRDSIDRNLPVFLLALLSSVQSGANLIKAIEQAGERNLGALTPELRNLRANISWGTPIEDAFENFAERTGTRVARRVTVLLEMAMKIGGDVSENLEMIQKHVSDMQNIEKSRKSALQPYTYTIYISFAVFLAVAVLLTTSFFTEIEKVQEGLLASGSGTEGLFGSLASMDIAQLESGLFNMAIIEAVFGGLAAGKIGSGSYVAGTKHVVVMIVISVIAFNVV; from the coding sequence ATGGAAAGCAAACAAAAAAGAAAAATTAAAAGAAGAAAGATTGCAGTGATTGAACCTAGAAAATCAATATTAAAAAATGAAATTCTAAAGACAGGGTTATTTTCTATCATTGCAGCTACTAGTGTAATTTCAATGAGTTTCTATTTTTCAGGATTTTCTGAATCTACAACAATCAGAGATATAGGATTAATCTTTGGGATACTTGTAGGAGTCATTCCATTAACCATTCACCAACTAAAAGAAGTACAAAGAAGAGACAGCATAGATAGGAATCTCCCAGTTTTTTTGCTTGCATTGTTAAGTTCTGTTCAGAGTGGTGCAAACCTGATCAAAGCAATAGAGCAAGCAGGTGAAAGAAATCTCGGAGCATTAACACCAGAACTGAGAAATCTTAGAGCCAACATTAGTTGGGGAACACCAATCGAAGATGCATTTGAGAATTTTGCAGAAAGGACAGGAACTAGAGTTGCAAGAAGGGTCACAGTTCTACTAGAGATGGCAATGAAAATTGGCGGAGATGTATCTGAAAACCTCGAAATGATTCAAAAACACGTTTCAGACATGCAAAATATCGAAAAGAGCAGAAAATCGGCACTGCAACCATACACATACACAATATACATTTCATTTGCAGTGTTTTTAGCAGTAGCAGTTTTGCTAACAACTAGCTTTTTCACTGAAATTGAAAAAGTTCAGGAGGGGCTACTTGCATCAGGCAGCGGTACAGAAGGATTGTTTGGCTCGCTTGCCAGCATGGATATTGCCCAATTAGAGTCAGGATTGTTCAACATGGCAATAATTGAGGCAGTCTTTGGGGGATTAGCGGCAGGGAAGATTGGGTCAGGGTCATATGTTGCAGGTACAAAACATGTTGTTGTGATGATTGTAATATCAGTAATTGCATTTAACGTAGTCTAG
- a CDS encoding pyridoxamine 5'-phosphate oxidase family protein: MIEFTKNETDFLESLEEARIATSHNDIPHVKPVSYVFKDNVILVATDYNTRTFSNIKLNPNTGIVVDIYKSGNHKAVCIQGKTEIIDSGPEFKKYYDVFDKKFEWVRRDPWTENEAPFLKIIPSNKVSWGLK, encoded by the coding sequence TTGATAGAATTTACCAAAAATGAAACAGATTTTCTAGAATCGCTAGAAGAGGCAAGAATTGCTACATCACATAACGACATACCACATGTAAAACCTGTATCGTATGTATTCAAAGACAACGTCATTTTAGTTGCAACAGATTACAATACACGAACATTTTCAAACATAAAATTAAATCCAAACACAGGGATAGTTGTAGACATATACAAATCAGGAAATCATAAAGCTGTTTGCATTCAAGGGAAAACAGAAATTATTGATAGTGGTCCTGAATTTAAAAAATACTATGATGTATTTGATAAAAAATTTGAATGGGTACGAAGAGATCCATGGACTGAGAATGAAGCACCATTTCTGAAAATTATTCCAAGCAACAAAGTGAGTTGGGGATTAAAATAG
- a CDS encoding aldo/keto reductase gives MISGFATSDGTKKFAQSSGTNQENFKNFANLTLSNVGIGTYLGDPDSRTDELVKNAVKQSILSGINVIDTAINYRAQKAERSVGKAISELIDEEKISRDQLFLSTKNGYVTNDADVQLGFWEYVKEEYSQRGIIKEGDVTSGYHCMTPTYLSDQLDRSLKNLNMDCVDLMYLHNAVEGQINDVSKEQFLENLKSVFELYEQKRDEGKIKFYGMATWECFRVPQDSHQYLSLEETVSIAKKIGGENHGFRFIQLPFNMHYDQALLGKNQLLESKQVSILEAATSLGIGVFTSVPFMQGRLLTPGVMPEFNELKPSLRALQFIRSSPGVLAPLVGQKSAEHVSENLEIMKIPPIPEDDFLTLVKKLTS, from the coding sequence ATGATTTCAGGTTTTGCAACTTCTGACGGAACCAAAAAATTTGCTCAATCTTCAGGCACAAATCAGGAAAATTTCAAGAATTTTGCAAATCTGACTCTCTCAAATGTTGGAATTGGAACCTATCTTGGAGATCCAGATTCCCGAACTGATGAACTAGTAAAGAATGCTGTAAAACAATCTATTCTATCTGGAATCAATGTTATTGATACTGCGATAAATTACAGGGCTCAAAAAGCAGAACGATCTGTTGGAAAAGCCATCTCTGAATTGATTGACGAAGAAAAAATATCCCGTGATCAATTATTTCTGAGCACTAAAAATGGCTATGTTACAAATGATGCAGATGTCCAATTAGGATTTTGGGAGTATGTTAAAGAAGAATATTCTCAAAGAGGGATAATCAAAGAAGGCGATGTGACATCTGGTTATCATTGTATGACTCCGACATATCTTTCTGATCAACTGGACCGTAGTTTAAAAAATCTAAATATGGATTGCGTTGATTTGATGTATCTTCACAATGCCGTTGAGGGACAAATTAATGATGTTTCTAAAGAGCAATTTTTAGAAAATTTAAAATCTGTTTTTGAACTATATGAACAAAAACGTGATGAGGGGAAAATTAAATTCTATGGGATGGCAACATGGGAATGTTTTAGAGTACCACAAGATAGCCACCAATATCTTTCACTTGAGGAAACAGTCAGTATAGCTAAAAAAATTGGAGGTGAAAACCACGGTTTTCGATTTATTCAATTACCTTTCAACATGCATTATGATCAGGCATTACTTGGAAAAAACCAATTACTAGAATCTAAACAAGTTTCAATTTTAGAGGCTGCTACATCCCTAGGAATAGGTGTTTTTACAAGCGTTCCTTTCATGCAAGGTCGATTACTGACGCCAGGTGTTATGCCGGAATTTAATGAACTAAAACCATCTCTTCGTGCTTTACAATTCATTCGCTCATCTCCTGGGGTTTTGGCGCCATTGGTTGGACAGAAATCTGCCGAACATGTATCTGAGAATCTTGAAATCATGAAAATTCCTCCTATTCCTGAAGATGATTTTTTGACTCTCGTCAAAAAACTCACTTCGTAA